GACCAATAAAGATATTGATGTGAGGCTTGAGATCGCACTCAACGATCTTTGATCCCCAGAATCCCTCTATCCTAAAACTTGAAATGTGATACATCTTTGTTCTCCTTGGGATGTCTCCCCAATTCATGAACGCCGACAGGTTTGAGTCGGCTGTTCAACATACTCATTTCCCCCATCTTTATCAATCATAATGAGTCATTAATGCAAGGAAGTTGCAGGTCTGGGCAGGTTTGCAGAATTCGGCAGCGTATTTATACAGAGTGGGCTGGAAGTGACGGGAAAGTATGGAGAAAAGGGGAATGTGTGATTTCGAAAACAAGGGGTTCGGAGATGCGATGTGGTGGTGGGGCCGCGCCTTCTGGCTGAGGGAGATCGCGCCTTGCGGACAGCAGTTGACGCAGATTCGCCCGAGGTTCTTCAGCCGAAGACGGCTTCAGAATGACAATGTTTAAGGAATGATGCGGGCAAGGAGAAGACACGGGGGTAGATGTGCAGAATGGGTGCGGGGAGCGCGATGAATCACGCGGCTACCAAGTCTTGGATGAACCCGAGGTCCTTCCCGAAGACGGTCAGGTCGAAGACTCCGTTGGAGTCCACGGACTCTAACGAGATGACAAATCATTGGGGCGGGGTTCAGGATGACAATATTTAGGGGTGGCGAGAGGAGTGGGGAAGGTGGGTTATGAAATGGGCAGGAATGCGATGAAGTAGCGCGGGGGTGGCGGGGTAAGCGGGGGAAATGGGTGGGGGGGAATCAGATGATCACGGGACGGGCGGCGGCAGGGTGCAGTGCGATGGAGGGCATAGTACATCCACTATAGCAAAGGTCCATATTCAGAAAGAAATGTCTCGATGGCTTTGCGCTTGACTCTGGGGCAAATGCACCATATATTGAATCCACCAGTATAATTACGCTATTGCGTGGGTGAATTGCGTTTGATATTTGTGTTGAAGGTGTTGTGATTGTATGAATAGCAGTCGGATGTTACGAGCCGTCATCGCCGGGTTGACGCTGCTGGCCGTCATGTGGGTACTCCACCTGCTCGGAGAGCGGCGCTCGGCCCAGCCCAGCGTGACACAAGCTAAAAGCGTGGCGAAGGCAAGCTTCAGTCAGCAGCCAAGCAGCCAAGAAGCCGAGAAACCAAAAGAAACCGGGCAGGCGGGAGACGCTCGCGAGGTGCGGGAGTATCCGTTTGCTACGATGGATAACAGTTGTCTGGATGGGGAAGTGGCGGATCTGTCGGGTTGCACACGGATGCTGTCGGGCGGCAAGGCGATGGGCTATGTGCTGCATGTGACGGAAGGGCAATCCCTCAGAATCAGCGTCGAACCGATGTATGCAGATTTCGACGTCAGTTTTGCTTTCTTCAAAGAAGGCAACTGCATTGTGGGACGGGATGCGGCGGGCAAAGGTCAGAGTGAGCGCGCCAATGTGAGTCATCTGGCGGCAGGCGATTATCAACTGTGGGTCGGCGGGTATGACGGCGACTGTGGACCGTTTCTGCTGACCGTTACTGACCAGCCGCCCTCCCTGGCACAGATCCAGCATGCTACCGCCTTTGAAGGCCGCAACGGCACGGTGCTGCGCTGGAAAAGCTTCGGCGAAGTTGACCTCGAACAGTACCAGATCTACCGCGTGGCAGGCGACAGCCGCCAGCGGATCGCCGTGCTGCGCGCCCACGGCAGCCCCGCCGGCTTTTCCGACTACCGTTTCATGGACCGCAGCCGCCTGCCGGGCGTTGGTTATGAACTGGAGATCGTGGCGCGGGACGGCAGAAGCGAACGGGTGGAAATTGAGTCGTGAAGGATGAAGGCGGATGGATGAAGGATGAAAGCGAGCCGGAAGGGTCGCTTTTTTGTTGGGGGGAGCGTTCGAAAACGAGGAACGATGAACGAGGAACGAGGAAAGGCGGGCACGACATGTCGTGCCCCTACGGCGGATTCCTTAGCAGAGTGCGCCAAGCGGGAGCGTGACGCCTAGTGGATGTGAAAGCAGACCCCCATCCCCCGGCTTGTGCGTTACCCTCATCTAACTTCCCCCTAACCCTAACCTTTCCCCCACTAAAGTAGGGGAAGGGGACCAGAGCGGAACCCCCTTCTGATTCCCCCTTTTTCAAAGGGGAAGGGCAGATCGAAGAGCCCGCCAAGGCGGGCGCTACAAGCGCCTTGCCCCGCTTGTGGCGAGATCTCGGCTTCGCCGGACCTTCCGGCACTACATTCAGAATGTGGCGGCGCGGAGGCCGCCACCTAATCGCACAGGCTTAGACAATCCGGGCGGGATGGAACCCGCCTTTATGTCTTGGGACCGCGCGGTATTCCCGCGCTGTCCCCGCGGCGAAGCCGGCCCCGTGATCCAACGCACTGCGTTGGGGTCAAGGGCTTAGCCCTTGTGTTGAATTTGCGTGGATTATTTGTTACATTGACATGATCGAACTGTACAATGCAGGGAAGTTCATGACAGACCTTGACTTGGTCAATGCGGCTTGGAAGGCGCGGGAGTTTGCGCGGGCGGCATATTCGGGGTATCGGGTAGGGGCGGCGCTGCTCTCGGAATCAGGGCAAGTCTATACAGGCGCCAATGTGGAATCCAGCACCTATGGGCTGTCACTCTGTGCCGAGCGTGTGGCGCTGGTGAAGGCGCTTTCCGAGGGCGACAAGGGCCGGTTTATCACGTGTGCCGTAGTGGCGGAAGGGCCGCTGACACCTGTGCCTTGCGGCGCGTGCCGGCAGCTCCTGGCCGATTATGCGCCGTTTGTGTCCTTCTTGCTGGCGCACAAGCGCGGCGAGTATGAAGTGGTGAGTCTGTTTGAACTGTTTCCGCGACCTTTCTCTTCCGATTTTTTGAAATAGATTATGCATGAGACTCGAATTCCGCCGGCCATCAAAGAAGACCGGGTACATCACGGCTACGCCGGCTCCTATCTGATCGGCATCTGCGGCGGCAGCGGCAGCGGCAAGACCCTGGTGGCGCGCTCGGTGGAGAGCGCGCTGGGCCGCGACAATGTGCTGCTGATGGAGCAGGACAGCTATTACCGCGATCTGTCTTCGATGCCCTTCGAAGACCGGCACACGGTGAACTTCGATCATCCTTCGGCTTTCGATAACGATTTGCTGATTGCCCATCTGCATGGGCTTTTGGCGGGACAGCCGGTAAGGATGCCGGAATATGATTACACGCTGCACACGCGGTCGAATACGTACCGCGATATTCAACCGCGCGCGGTGATTCTGCTGGACGGCATTCTGGTGTTCGAGGACCATCGCCTGCGGGACCTGATGGACATTCGCGTGTACGTGGACACGGACGCGGACATCCGGCTGGCGCGGCGTATCCGGCGGGATATTTCCGAACGGGCGCGCACGCTGGATGCGGTGCTGGAGCAGTATGAAACGCAGGTGCGGCCGATGCACGAGCAGTTCGTGGAGCCGTTCAAGCGGTTTGCGGATATTATTATTCCCCAAGGCGGGATGAATACCGTCGCGGTGGACATGCTGGTGACCAAGGTGCGCGCGCTGCTCCGGAAGTAAGAAAGCAGAAAACAGAGACGGCGAAACCAACATACTTTATGAACATGACGATGAAACGACTGTTGCTTGTGGCCCTCGGCGTGATGCTGGCCGGCGGCGTGTTTGCTCAGACGGCGGACTCTTTGGCCCATCAGAAAATTGCGCCGGAACACGGTTTTCTCGAGCGGCTTTCGGGGCGGTGGAATACGACGGTCATGTGGTGGCCTTCCGCGAAGGATACTCAGGCGGTGAAGGTGGTAGGCAAAAGTGAAACCCACATGATTCTGGATGGCCGCTTTCTGCTCGAACAGGACAGCACGCGGCTGTCGGAAAAGTCCTACTATACCTACGGGCTGATGGGCTACGACAACCTCAAGAAAAAGTATGTGCTGAGTTGGGCGGACAATGTGGCCACAGGACTGTTGAATCTGAATGGCGCGGTCAATGACAGCGGCAATGTGCTGACCTTTGAAGGGGAACGCGCGGAGCCTAAAGGTCCGAAGAGCACGGTGAAGTTTGTGCTGCGCAGTTTATCGGGCAACTACAGGCAGCTCGAGATCTGGGAAGGCCGCGCGGGCGGCAAGTCGCGCAAGACGATGGAGATTCAGTACGCGCGCGGAAAATAAGGAGCGCGATTTGTGAAAGACATCGGAGCCCCTGCGGCGGCGGATATCGTTCGCTGGCGGGCGCGCTGGACTCCGGAACGCACAGCCGAGGTGCTGCGCATTCTGGCGGAGGATCCGCAATGGGGCGCAAAGAAAATTGCCGGCTGCGTGTGGTACGCGCCCGAAGAGGGCTTCGGCTCCTGGCAGGATGAGGACGCCGCGCGGCACATGACGCTTTTCGGCTGGCCGGTGCTGGATCTGCGCGGGTTTGTGTTCTGCGATGTGCCGCTGCACGGGGCGCGCCTGATGGGAACGCATGCCGAAGGGGCGGTGTTTCTGGGCCGTATCAGTGATGCGGATTTTTCACAGGCCCATCTGGCGGGAGTGAACGCGCGCAAGGCGGAGCTGGTGCGCCTGACCCTGTGCAGCGCGGATGTGTCCGGCGCGGACATGGCGGGAACGATGGTGCGTGGTTCGGATTTGAGCCATT
This genomic stretch from bacterium harbors:
- a CDS encoding cytidine deaminase, producing MTDLDLVNAAWKAREFARAAYSGYRVGAALLSESGQVYTGANVESSTYGLSLCAERVALVKALSEGDKGRFITCAVVAEGPLTPVPCGACRQLLADYAPFVSFLLAHKRGEYEVVSLFELFPRPFSSDFLK
- a CDS encoding DUF1579 family protein; amino-acid sequence: MKRLLLVALGVMLAGGVFAQTADSLAHQKIAPEHGFLERLSGRWNTTVMWWPSAKDTQAVKVVGKSETHMILDGRFLLEQDSTRLSEKSYYTYGLMGYDNLKKKYVLSWADNVATGLLNLNGAVNDSGNVLTFEGERAEPKGPKSTVKFVLRSLSGNYRQLEIWEGRAGGKSRKTMEIQYARGK
- the udk gene encoding uridine kinase, producing MHETRIPPAIKEDRVHHGYAGSYLIGICGGSGSGKTLVARSVESALGRDNVLLMEQDSYYRDLSSMPFEDRHTVNFDHPSAFDNDLLIAHLHGLLAGQPVRMPEYDYTLHTRSNTYRDIQPRAVILLDGILVFEDHRLRDLMDIRVYVDTDADIRLARRIRRDISERARTLDAVLEQYETQVRPMHEQFVEPFKRFADIIIPQGGMNTVAVDMLVTKVRALLRK